One Myxococcota bacterium DNA segment encodes these proteins:
- a CDS encoding ribonucleotide-diphosphate reductase subunit beta gives MKYPQFFKAYKDSIKNIWTTDEIDFSVDFEHLRDRLTAPEAHLIKRLVAFFATADNLVAHNLVLNFYKHINSPEFRMFLGKQLFDEMLHVETYLLLVDNYVPDAGERKAAFDAYQKIESIKLKADFCFKYMDSIDKLDSLDTLDKKRQFLENLICFAACVEGLFFFGSFAYVYFLRDKGLLPGLATATNWVFRDETMHIQAAMDVIAVIRQEYPELFNAELTQKIEAMVDEAIEVEMAFCKDILSLGVSGLSERSMLEYLKYVADQRFVQMGLPRKYKTNNPFPFMVLQDLQPLTNFFEKRVTEYQKGFDISKDAVVFNESF, from the coding sequence ATGAAGTACCCACAGTTCTTCAAAGCTTACAAAGATTCGATTAAGAACATCTGGACCACAGATGAAATCGATTTTTCCGTGGATTTTGAACATTTGCGTGATCGTTTAACGGCTCCAGAGGCGCATCTGATCAAACGTTTGGTCGCGTTTTTTGCAACCGCTGATAATTTGGTTGCACACAACTTGGTTTTGAACTTTTACAAGCACATCAACTCGCCTGAGTTCCGGATGTTTTTAGGTAAACAGCTTTTTGATGAGATGCTGCACGTAGAAACCTATTTGTTGCTGGTTGACAACTACGTTCCAGATGCTGGTGAGCGAAAAGCTGCTTTCGATGCGTATCAAAAGATCGAATCCATTAAGCTGAAAGCCGATTTCTGCTTTAAGTACATGGATTCCATCGATAAGCTGGACAGCTTGGATACGCTGGATAAAAAGCGCCAGTTCTTAGAAAACTTAATCTGTTTTGCAGCTTGCGTAGAAGGCTTGTTCTTCTTCGGCTCTTTCGCTTATGTCTATTTCTTGCGCGATAAAGGCCTGCTGCCGGGCCTGGCAACAGCCACCAACTGGGTATTTCGTGATGAAACCATGCATATCCAAGCTGCGATGGATGTCATTGCGGTGATTAGACAAGAATACCCAGAGCTATTTAATGCTGAGCTGACTCAAAAAATCGAAGCGATGGTGGATGAAGCCATTGAAGTTGAAATGGCGTTTTGCAAAGACATTTTAAGCCTGGGTGTCAGCGGCTTGTCCGAACGATCCATGCTGGAGTATCTGAAATACGTTGCCGATCAACGCTTTGTACAAATGGGCCTGCCACGCAAATACAAGACTAATAACCCGTTTCCGTTTATGGTGTTGCAAGATTTGCAGCCGCTAACGAACTTCTTTGAAAAACGTGTGACTGAATATCAAAAAGGTTTTGATATTAGTAAAGACGCAGTCGTTTTTAACGAGAGCTTCTAA